One part of the Ornithodoros turicata isolate Travis chromosome 2, ASM3712646v1, whole genome shotgun sequence genome encodes these proteins:
- the LOC135386295 gene encoding uncharacterized protein LOC135386295 isoform X2 has product MAAASAGVVVGEMAALEDLQKEVHVAIRERGFSRASRERCIERVKRCLDAVPAHVERIWPDHDTQSRPSAMCQAIRQKAFDVYCLLLSRGCQFKNARERMKCFDDVGPIQKSELQYQLTRFARRNQDAHVDYLKSRSFSVPPHDGFTEEVDSLYRELDGDALIRTVLQVAATSGYLRIFFDFAREDVQCMAALRNEQTYGLTDPERHTIYIAANRNRGDVLGTLAHELCHLAVSLAYENGGKPYRSDDRQGREHYQSVLEETMGRNPEEIILRDAFESEKSEEELIVRVPHVLAKYGHGGVNRLNENAPSLFQHFKSVFIPDMENYLIRFRGEIDDKKTSHTNAKLGKACKTDDLGVTFTEVPSQEELVDVPLLVLTAPNLTLLEVMVHDLLKATKLSYLFLEAQKWNDAVETLLSKDKCDVVLLSNPSNAVPEDSCDRMADILSELSETRGTRVIHLTTNEQMDLVAKTLRRQSFLSINTVSHEQRKACFLNVAEDCKRNVLRRSWINFQGSRERLSKWEETDLNSLLSAMDEDTFMALCQSNELNVGPQLRRDTEGYYVTRTCQRWSSYKETHLMETNEKIIAVTGAPGMGKTRLASRIAKMIKESGNREWVLHVDLPKVSKKLKALNAEDACGDLENFAEVCGVKKAGFEFALFKKTIREGSPFKVVLILDAVDEMCEDDRKKLLRFLHLLVLVRKEVSKVFVFSRSVFKDELREALSSEPYELLPFTVQEQETFLKQYKERTTQGPVTHQEPSAVHRLQDVWRLLKDDETLLGIPFFLRMVAALDHGEVFDDIDSDVLRKVFESTGSERYLSIYELATEYRYLQHRKEKKKEDISRACVEDDDVILKGHFYSSHRALAMKAVFDKKLCEDLLHEDEKESMSLLNKVSKNLLKHGLLDGLRDDRPVFSPQSIAEFWAAERLFGKISSSGSDTLHRFVFSMYGQGSCKRVTGFFDSFGMKSNEFHFAVMNRNVSYLRNCARDQDRDKLERNQWHIAALHADEDTISVLSSTETRSLEEKDKLGVTPYDYVLQLHEWTRLHSICSQCSNGGVCIAPVNNSSPHFVERELKDLQQWLLREQRVYCPSRSSGKALFFHVESPVALKRLTSSCCHYCWQTERISRVLDETRHRVPYENDNHAVWTAVTKHVPHSIVDNTDRAACAHPGAKCQCWAVLMFVLPDPNRSGLYEVQRGLQFIHMWFGLSTGCRKSEKTASAQRSDTSPTDDEESSDKWIDNRTNIHKAIDERNVDGVKKCLQFAPHLKLWLHPSSDETALHRAVKKQRMSIYRLLREHGCIMRDEETADCCHETANVEAFTHRFYDDNTLQTLRSHTESRPETADNERRTDDFYHALQANDLLRPMLSVSGTSQRVNVILNYDMESIDTVEGALENPNHGFANLETETICVAAKRDKGEVLGTLSHEFGHLALQFVYRNGGKPYLLTDRERELLYDTILYNIRKNQDKMDSLLKDLPREHDKEELIAYVPHLLAQYGSPGGENILEKEAPELFDFFKNVVIPDMIAYTKNRFPTRDQARIEVENRRLRHADQTEDRQVKLKRDLDYRDLPDAPILILTAPHLTVLEIMAYNAVKSTEQTHLFFMSSQWNPRLQDVLLSNCCKCVLITCDQDADIQNMLELLIELNEVAGTKVILLAQEDNVKNMVRRLEGHPFLANVHKVMNVSCAHLDTVKEDTKREILRTSRICFQGSPRLLSLEDLLDLDDDVQIPDEVTSLLSCQAKTIDIGMPVPRLDQPLMRPLHSVEIKSQKFDVSCLLDSIFIIFTSYRSLTV; this is encoded by the exons ATGGCTGCTGCATCAGCTGGCGTCGTCGTCGGTGAGATGGCAGCCCTTGAAGACCTTCAAAAAGAGGTGCACGTCGCAATACGAGAAAGAGGTTTCTCCAGAGCGTCCAGAGAACGTTGCATCGAAAGGGTGAAACGCTGCCTTGATGCTGTACCCGCTCATGTCGAGAGGATATGGCCTGACCATGACACACAGTCCAGACCTTCTGCAATGTGCCAAGCAATTAGACAGAAGGCATTTGATGTCTACTGCCTTCTCTTGTCCCGCGGGTGTCAGTTCAAAAATGCCAGGGAACGAATGAAATGCTTTGATGACGTAGGACCAATACAAAAATCGGAGCTTCAGTACCAGTTAACTCGTTTCGCACGGCGTAACCAGGACGCTCACGTGGACTACCTCAAAAGTAGGTCTTTCAGCGTACCACCTCACGATGGCTTTACCGAGGAAGTCGACAGCCTGTACAGGGAACTTGATGGAGATGCCCTGATAAGAACGGTTCTCCAAGTAGCAGCTACATCAGGGTACCTACGCATCTTTTTTGATTTTGCCAGAGAAGATGTTCAGTGCATGGCCGCGCTGCGTAATGAACAGACTTATGGATTGACCGATCCCGAGAGACATACTATCTATATCGCGGCAAACAGGAATCGAGGGGACGTTCTCGGTACATTGGCACATGAACTGTGCCACTTGGCAGTTTCCTTGGCTTACGAAAATGGAGGCAAACCTTATCGGTCGGACGATCGTCAGGGTCGAGAGCACTATCAGAGTGTCCTTGAAGAGACGATGGGAAGAAACCCTGAAGAAATTATCTTGAGAGACGCATTCGAAAGCGAAAAATCGGAAGAGGAGCTGATCGTGAGAGTGCCACACGTTCTCGCGAAATATGGGCATGGCGGTGTTAATCGTCTGAACGAGAATGCACCGAGCTTGTTCCAACATTTCAAGAGTGTTTTCATTCCGGACATGGAAAATTACCTCATCAGATTTCGCGGTGAAATAGATGACAAGAAAACGAGCCATACAAATGCAAAATTAGGCAAAGCTTGCAAGACTGATGACCTTGGGGTCACCTTTACGGAGGTCCCTAGCCAAGAAGAGTTGGTGGACGTCCCGCTCCTCGTACTCACCGCTCCAAACTTGACTCTCCTGGAAGTAATGGTTCACGACCTCCTGAAGGCAACGAAACTGTCGTACCTGTTCCTCGAAGCACAAAAGTGGAACGATGCGGTGGAAACGCTGTTGTCAAAGGACAAGTGCGACGTTGTGCTCCTCAGCAACCCAAGTAACGCTGTACCAGAAGACAGCTGCGACCGAATGGCAGACATCTTAAGCGAGTTAAGTGAAACGCGGGGAACGAGAGTTATTCACCTCACTACGAACGAACAGATGGATCTCGTAGCGAAAACATTGAGAAGACAGTCATTTTTGAGTATCAACACGGTGTCACATGAACAGAGGAAAGCTTGCTTTCTAAACGTTGCGGAAGACTGTAAAAGGAACGTTTTGAGGCGTTCCTGGATCAACTTCCAGGGCTCCCGCGAAAGACTCTCAAAATGGGAAGAGACGGATCTCAACAGTCTTCTCAGTGCCATGGATGAAGACACTTTTATGGCTTTGTGCCAGTCCAACGAACTTAATGTAGGTCCGCAATTACGGAGAGACACCGAAGGATATTATGTGACGAGAACGTGTCAGAGATGGAGCTCCTACAAAGAGACACATTTAATGGAAACAAATGAGAAGATCATTGCTGTCACCGGCGCCCCAGGAATGGGTAAGACTAGGCTGGCGTCTAGAATAGCTAAAATGATAAAAGAAAGCGGAAACAGAGAATGGGTGCTCCACGTCGACCTCCCGAAAGTCAGCAAAAAGCTCAAGGCGCTGAATGCCGAAGATGCCTGCGGTGACCTAGAGAATTTCGCAGAAGTATGCGGAGTGAAAAAAGCTGGATTTGAGTTTGCTCTCTTCAAGAAGACCATCAGAGAAGGCAGTCCTTTCAAGGTTGTGCTTATCTTGGATGCTGTGGATGAAATGTGCGAAGATGATCGTAAAAAGCTCTTACGCTTTTTACACCTTCTTGTTCTGGTTCGCAAAGAAGTTTCCAAGGTGTTCGTCTTCAGCCGGTCTGTGTTCAAGGATGAACTACGAGAAGCTTTGTCATCAGAACCTTACGAACTTCTGCCTTTCACGGTGCAAGAACAAGAGACATTCCTTAAACAGTACAAGGAGAGAACAACCCAGGGTCCAGTTACACACCAAGAACCTTCTGCTGTGCATAGGTTACAAGACGTATGGCGCCTGTTAAAGGATGACGAAACGTTACTAGGCATACCATTTTTCCTCCGCATGGTAGCAGCTCTAGATCACGGAGAAGTTTTTGACGACATTGATTCTGATGTGCTAAGAAAGGTATTCGAGTCCACTGGCAGCGAAAGGTACCTCAGTATTTACGAGCTGGCTACAGAATATAGGTACTTGCagcacagaaaagaaaaaaagaaagaagacattAGCAGAGCTTGCGTGGAAGACGATGACGTCATTTTGAAGGGACATTTCTACAGCAGTCACCGTGCACTCGCGATGAAGGCTGTCTTCGATAAGAAATTGTGTGAAGATCTTCTGCATGAAGACGAGAAAGAGTCCATGAGTCTTCTAAATAAAGTATCAAAAAATCTCTTAAAGCACGGTCTTCTAGACGGACTACGCGACGATAGACCTGTGTTCAGTCCCCAAAGCATAGCAGAGTTTTGGGCAGCAGAACGTCTCTTCGGCAAGATATCTTCCAGTGGAAGCGATACTTTGCACCGtttcgtattcagcatgtatggaCAAGGTAGTTGCAAAAGAGTTACGGGATTTTTCGACAGCTTCGGAATGAAATCAAATGAATTTCATTTTGCCGTTATGAACAGAAACGTGTCATATTTAAGAAATTGTGCCCGTGACCAGGACCGTGACAAGCTTGAACGAAATCAATGGCACATCGCCGCACTGCATGCTGACGAAGACACTATATCGGTGCTTTCTTCTACTGAAACGAGATCACTAGAAGAGAAAGACAAGTTAGGTGTTACACCGTATGACTATGTGCTTCAACTACACGAGTGGACTAGACTGCACTCAATCTGCTCTCAGTGTAGTAACGGAGGTGTCTGCATTGCACCTGTGAACAACTCTTCACCGCACTTCGTTGAGCGTGAGCTGAAGGATCTGCAACAGTGGCTTCTGCGTGAACAGCGTGTTTATTGTCCTAGTAGATCTTCTGGTAAGGCACTGTTTTTTCACGTCGAGTCACCGGTGGCACTGAAAAGGCTTACGTCTTCCTGCTGTCACTATTGCTGGCAAACAGAACGTATTTCTAGAGTTCTAGATGAAACAAGACACAGAGTGCCATACGAGAACGACAACCACGCCGTCTGGACTGCTGTGACAAAGCACGTTCCGCACTCCATCGTAGATAATACCGACAGGGCTGCATGCGCGCACCCTGGAGCTAAATGTCAGTGCTGGGCCGTCTTGATGTTCGTGCTACCTGACCCGAATCGCTCGGGCCTGTATGAAGTGCAACGAGGGTTGCAATTCATTCACATGTGGTTTGGTCTAAGTACCGGCTGCCGAAAAAGCGAGAAAACTGCGAGCGCTCAGCGATCCGATACTAGCCCTACAGATGACGAAGAGTCTTCGGATAAATGGATAGACAATCGAACGAATATCCACAAGGCCATAGATGAAAGGAATGTTGATGGTGTCAAAAAGTGTCTCCAGTTCGCCCCCCATCTCAAGCTCTGGCTGCATCCGTCAAGTGACGAGACAGCGCTCCACCGTGCGGTTAAAAAACAAAGGATGTCCATTTACCGCCTTCTACGGGAACACGGGTGCATCATGAGAGACGAAGAAACGGCAGATTGCTGTCACGAAACCGCAAACGTTGAAGCCTTTACGCACCGGTTCTACGATGACAACACGCTTCAAACGCTGAGAAGTCACACAGAAAGCCGCCCAGAAACCGCAGACAACGAGCGAAGAACAGATGACTTCTATCACGCCTTACAGGCTAATGATTTGCTCAGGCCCATGCTCAGTGTATCAGGGACATCACAACGTGTGAACGTCATCCTGAATTACGATATGGAGAGCATTGACACAGTCGAGGGGGCCCTGGAAAACCCCAACCATGGTTTCGCTAATTTGGAGACAGAAACTATTTGCGTCGCGGCTAAGAGGGATAAAGGTGAAGTTCTTGGAACTCTTTCCCACGAGTTCGGTCATTTGGCCCTCCAGTTCGTTTACAGAAATGGTGGTAAGCCATACTTGCTAACAGACAGGGAAAGGGAACTGCTCTATGACACAATACTATATAACATCAGGAAGAACCAAGATAAAATGGACTCGCTTCTTAAAGACTTGCCGAGAGAGCACGATAAGGAAGAACTAATTGCCTATGTTCCTCATCTCCTCGCCCAGTATGGTAGCCCCGGGGGTGAAAACATTTTGGAGAAGGAAGCACCAGAACTCTTCGATTTCTTTAAGAACGTGGTCATCCCCGATATGATCGCTTACACGAAAAACAGGTTCCCTACGCGAGATCAAGCGAGAATCGAGGTCGAAAATCGACGTCTTAGACACGCCGATCAAACGGAAGACCGTCAGGTGAAGTTAAAGAGAGATCTCGACTACCGTGACCTTCCAGATGCTCCAATTCTCATCCTTACGGCTCCGCACTTGACAGTGCTAGAAATAATGGCTTACAACGCTGTTAAGTCTACAGAGCAGACGCACCTGTTTTTCATGTCTTCGCAGTGGAACCCTAGGCTCCAAGATGTTTTGCTTTCAAACTGTTGCAAGTGTGTGTTGATAACTTGTGATCAGGACGCAGATATCCAGAACATGCTCGAACTCTTGATTGAGCTAAATGAAGTGGCTGGCACGAAGGTGATATTACTCGCACAGGAAGACAATGTCAAGAACATGGTCCGAAGGCTTGAGGGGCACCCTTTCCTCGCGAACGTTCACAAGGTCATGAATGTTTCATGCGCCCATTTGGACACGGTTAAGGAAGACACAAAACGTGAAATTCTGCGAACATCGCGAATATGCTTCCAAGGTTCTCCGAGACTGCTGTCGCTTGAAGACCTGCTAGATTTAGATGACGACGTTCAAATCCCCGATGAAGTTACCTCTTTACTGTCTTGCCAGGCCAAAACGATTGATATAGGAATGCCTGTTCCACGACTTGACCAAC CTCTGATGAGGCCTTTGCATTCTGTGGAGATAAAATCTCAAAAATTCGACGTGTCCTGCCTCCTGGACAGCATATTTATTATTTTCACTTCGTACAGAAGTTTGACAG tatag